Genomic DNA from Xiphophorus hellerii strain 12219 chromosome 16, Xiphophorus_hellerii-4.1, whole genome shotgun sequence:
AAACTTTGgatgtgttaattttttttatactaaattaataaaatcgGTGTAAAAAGTTTATTACATaatttcaggtgttttttttttgtgaaacatttttactttcctGTTCCTAAAGGGATTAGTAATTCCCATTTCACCCAAGATGCTGACTTTAGTTTTTGGACTTATGTACCTGGTCAGCGGGCGCACGGTGAGCAGCCAAGATGTAACAGGTAGTCGGTTCGTGTGTAACGCAATCCCCCCGGGCGCAGAACCCGGCTGCGGGTATGGCCCCACAGGCAACCGCGTCCAGAGCAGCAGCCCCGTGGAGGATGAGCTGCGCAACACCATCATCCAGCTTCGGGAGACTATCCTGCAGCAGAAGGAGACCATTGTGAGCCAACAGGGAACCATTAAAGAGCTCAACTCCAAGCTGGCGCGCTGCGAGGCGGCAGCCGATGAGATGGCGCAGGGTAAGTCCCGGGGTCAGGGCTCCAGAAGGAAGGAGTACGGGAAGAACACCATGGGAGACCTGCCCCGGGACCCCGGTGAGACTATAGACCAACTGGGCAAAACCATGCAGACCCTGAAGGGTCGGCTGGAGAATTTAGAGGTAAGACGGCATAAACACGCAACAGCATAACACAAAAATCCACCATTTTATATCGCACATTCTTCGTGACAGTAAATTGAACTGTCAAAggttgctttttttcagtaattatGTTTAGTGAAACTCAGACTTCATATCGATTCATTACAAGCAGATTGTTATATTACCAGCACTTATTACATTtcgatgattatggcttacagtgAATGAAACCTTAAAAtatcagtttctcagaaaatcgGAAAATTATATaagacaaatattttgaaatacgTATTTTCttatataaagaaatgttataTTATTGCCATGTTGTGGCCCACACTGCTCACTTGACAGATAACAAAGGCACAAAAGACAATTGCTATAATAAGCTGTTTCTTCACAGTATGCTGTATCCAGACATACTAATCGAAAgcttagtggaaggaaaatatgtggtagaacatcttttagatttctGTGGAGTAAAGACCACTTAATAGCTTAGGTGAGACTCATAAATCAAGTATTGTCACTGGATTCAGTGATTCGAGAGTAAACACACAATGACATATCCAGGACACTTCATAATTTAAGACACTCCTGAACTAGAGACAACATTAGGTGTCTTGCCTGGGCTAAGGAGAAAATAACCCAGCTGTTAATGATCTaatagattaaattaatttaatatttcattcaGAAATTCTAAATTCTTCTAACCTTCTTTCTGCTTACAAACATTATGGCCATGCTGATGGGTCCAGTGGGAGCTAATACTGACCTCACAATGCCTGCTATAATGACCACGGTCTTGACTGACCATCAAACTCACCTGATCTAAACCCATAATGAATGAGTTTAGGACTTACAAATCAATCTTCTCCGTGACACTACGTTCATTTTCAGAATTTATGTTTTCGTTAGCTGCATGCTCTcatcaaaatcaacaaaagtGAACCTttcaatttatatatataaactgtgTGTAAAAATAGATATAACTTTTGGGTaaaattgctgaaataaattagcaTTTCAAGTAAAAAGCTCATTTGGTATAAAAACACCACTCTTGATCTAAAATGCTAACAACATGTCTTACTTCTTTAGAATCCTACCACATTATATGTGAGTTACAACAAATTTTAACTTACTGATTATGTATCATTCATTTGATTTGTAAACATGAGTTGCAAGAATGCTGGTGCTTGGGGCCCCCTAATGGTTTGGAGGTTCTAAGCAGCTACTCTGTTTTCTAATTGTAAACAGTCATGCCAATGTCACATGGCTTGTTATGGGTTAATCTGGTGCTTGGGACCTCTCAAACCAATGAGGTCAAAAGGTCAGGTTTTATGCATGTACCATCTTGATGcttttattgatccaaagacaTCCACTAAGAGAGATTTATCTGTGAgatattattgaaaagaaaaacacatcttGTCAAAGGTGAAGTATTTGCACGTGATGGTGGGAATTGCAATGTTTTCTTGAATAATGTATGAGCCCATAGTGTTCTATGGGATTCACACACTTGCTTATTTGCAATCGTGTGACTAATTATTCATAGCAGATGATTAAATTAATTCCCCGAGATTTTAGTTGGTctacagcaataaaattttcaaaatcATTCAAATATTTAGCGCTTTTGTCATGCCACACCTGAGACTTTTGCACTGCTTGTGGCTCTTTATTCActtgttttgctgtttattaTACTTTCCAGAGGGCTCAAGGGTCACGCTCAGCCACTAATGAGGTGACCTGGAGAACTATTTGCAAATAAGCAGAAGGCTTGTGCTCTGAATTTATTATTGTGGACAATATGCTGCATCATTGATCCATCTCTCTGCTGCCTTGACCCTTATCTACCTCTCTCATATCATAAAAGTTTACTACTCTAATCAAATTAAGAATATGCTGATAGAGAACATGCATATTCTGCTGAATTCCAAACAGGTCTATTTTAAACACCCTTGATAGGCTGAACCTTAATTATCATTACTCATCACGTCCTGGTTGCATGTTTCCACAAGGAGTGGACAGTTTGTCACTTATCTGATTTTCAGTTAGATGAAAATTTGCATACCTCTGGAGGTTCTTTACATTTTGCCACAGCAGGGCCACTAACTTCAATAATTCGTTGAAAATTGGGAGAAAATTCTACGTctttctcaaaatgtttttttaactaaCAAAAATTTGAACTATGTGGCAAGCATTTGCATTTCTGCCACTGAAAGCTTTGTACATGGAAAACATCTGGGAACATCTGCTTTCAAGTCTTGTCACAAATAATCCTAATTTTCATTTGGAGGTAGCactgtactttgactaggctgttCCAACACATGATGTTGTATTGACCTAATGTACCCCATTCATTGTAGCTCTAATTGTATGCTTAGAGTTGTTGTGTTGCTGCAAGGTGAACCTCCATGTTGGTCTTTGGTCTTTTGCTGCctctgacacattttctttcaggattgccCTCTATTTTGTTCCATCCAACTTCCCATCAGCTCTAACCATTCCCTTTACAATTGCTCAAGGAAATCATAATCATGGTGTAATGCTGTCAACATCATGTAGAAGCTATGTTTGGGGAAAATGCCCAATGTTGCCAATATCTTTCCTGATCAGGGCACAGACACTTGGATAATTATGTACGAGGATCTAAGCAAAAGATTTGAAATACAAATGCAAgctaaaagtctaaaatttcGATTTGCAAAAAATGCAGGAAGCATGTATGATTTCCTTCAACTCATTACACACTTGTGtttgttgatctatcacataacatcccaataaaacacatgaaagtcTACTGTTGTGATGCAGTATGACTATTTTTGGAAGGCACTGGGTTTGCATACATGAACAGTTGCCTTCTGGACCATAAAGCTACGCTCAGGCATATAGATGGTTgaatttttcagtaaaaaagtAATCAGACTGGGATGTGCTCTTGACTGCCAGCAGAGTAATATTTGAAATGGACATTTGAGGGCAGTTTTTTTACTTGCGTGGGCACATGATGTTTCCCatgttccaaaaaaaacaaaaaacaaaccatctgtCATCGTAGTGTCAACTTGGGGTGACGTCTACCTTTAATACCCTGCACACAGCCACTGGTGTTTGGCAGGTCGCCCATACAAGCCATAGGGACACGCTGTCTTCATTTAGAGATTGATGCATCAAAGACAATGCTGCCAAAAAGATAGCAGAGCTGTCTGATCAGCAATCTACTGCACTGACAGCTAGCAGGAtttaatgtctgtctgtctctaaTCTCTGTCTGTGGTGTGCCTCCCAGCAGCAAAGCCTGCGCCTCCCCAGCACAAACTCATCAGCCGGAGGAGCCTCGGCCCTGACTCCCCTGCCACCAGAGCTCCGCGAGCTGCTGCGCCAGCGTCTGGGTGCACTGGAGACCCAGCTCCTCCGTAAGGTAgctgagctggaggaggagaagagccAGCTCTACAATGAAACCGCGGCCCACCGCCAACGCACCGAAACCGCTCTCAACTCCCTCATGGAGAGGATCGCGGAGCTCGAGAAAAGTAAGCATGAGGCATCAGGATCTGtgaaaaattgtgcaaatttgaATGCCAATttcataattatatataaattttgCCTTACTAATTTAGCAGCGATTAGTCAATATCTGAATAAGGTTTCAATGATGTAAAGATTTTCCTTCACACTCCTTTTGCTCATAGAGCTATTCTGCTGGTCTTAAAAGTAAGGCTTGGAAAGCAACTGCTAAATGTTCTTAATTAGTGTAGAAACTATTCAAGAAGCGTCCGTCCTCCTGGGTTGCTCTTTGATGGTAGATGtcaaaatactgaaaatgtttccaccaacagaagaaaaaaatgcttaagaAGTCTATTTCACATTTCACTGGACGTTTCTTCAAGGTTTCGCAGAATTGGTCAGGCAAGGATAGTTTTCATAGCTGATGTTAATGTCTCAGTTGCATAGAAGAACATGTGTATAATATAGCTTGATATAGAAGCCTCTCAGTGCAGAACCTGTTTGTGAGTTTAATTTAGTTCAATTTCCATCACATCAATGTCAGAGGATTCCTGCTGTGAGTTCAGATGGGATTTATTGTGTTGTTCTGTGAGAGAGAAAGGTAAGGATTTTACCTACAAATAAAGCTGCTGCAATGGCTCCATAACGCAATTTTCCTCTCCTCCCTGGACTTGCTCTGAAATATGCAGAGACAGCGTAtctactttttatttgaaattgacCCTGTAGGACAATAGTATTTTTTGAAAGAGGCTACATGACGGGAAATTCTACACAAAATGAATATGCACATGATATTTGAGATTCTTGTTCTTGAGAGGGAAAAAAGATtaacacatactgtatgtggcAAACAGAGCCAAAAATCATGGTGTCTGAGTAGTTTACATTCACCCATCATGcacccaaaaacattttttctaaaatttgttttaatgcttgtgatgatttatttaatatattcatGTTCCAGTGTGAAATAATTTATACAACTCGAACTctcaatgaattttaaaaacaggaattgggtttgttttcattgtaaATTTTCCCTGAATTATACACTCAGTAtcaaacacacatgcatactTATATGAATGATTGGTTAAAGCGGCCACTCTTCTCAGCAGACTTGGTAGAGTTTGCTTGAACTGGTTGGTTTGCTGGCATGAAAGCAGATTACACAGCtgattgtgtgtgtgaatcTTTAGTTGATGACTTGAAAGATATTATAACAACCTGAtcttaaaacatcaaatttcataatttattaatattgtgtTATAGAGTAGATGTGCACTCCTGGCATTCAATTAGTTATAACACAAATTCAgccatatttaatttgaagattttatttcacaggaaatattgtaaaatatgcATTGTGACATTAAATGGAAGTTCAGATTGACCAAATGAGATTGTGATTTGTGGTTAGTGATTGTTCATTAAACAAGACCTTAATCAATGAGCAGAAACATGTAAATAACTGATAATAGATAAAGCATGGAATAGCGCTGAACCTTTCCTATAGGACCTGCTGCCTACAAATATTACTTCAAGAGTTCATCAATAAGTAATCCAGCAGGTCGTACAAAGGTCTTTCTCACATtgaccaaaaaacatttttatgatccCCAAGACTTTTGGGACAATATTTCTGTGAACTAAAATGAcaaatcagaaattttttatGTATGGTGTTTTTGTACTGGCTAAAAAAAAGGTCAGACCTAGTCAAAAGTCTGGTCTTAAATGCAATTGAATTACAGTTGTGTGACCTCAAGTAATCTGTTCATCCTTCACAAAGCTCTaatatgactgaaataaaactattCCGTCACGTAGACAAGGTCTAAACACAGCAGCTAAACTAAATGCATCAGTTAAAGACTGATTTCCATTGTTGGGAGCTGTTGCCACCAAGTGTGTGCCAACAGTTGCTATGTTTAGGGGGGAATTATTTTCTCACATGGAGCCACTTTGGAGAACTCTGTTCACTTAATGAATTAAACtatcttaattaaaaaaactacacttctttatttactcaggttaaatttgcaagtgaaaaaaattgcaatataTAAggtggaaaatactttttcatagTATTGTATGGGGTATGACATTGATATCAGAGGAAGATAAACGTGATGTGGTCACACTGAGTGGTTACTGCTGTGTATTGACTTGCACTAATATGTGATGTGGTGGgtttaaaaccatgttttaaagataaaacaggCATTGGAAAAGCTGTAACTTCCTGTACAAGctaattgtaataataataaaatttaatgatAGGTTATTGTTTGATAATGTGGCAACACAAACGTAAGCACAGTCAGTGCCACATTGCTGACTTTTAATGTTTGCTGCTTCTTTGTCACTTTAATGCTAATTGTTCAATGTACTGTGGTATTTGCATGTCCATTTTCAAAAATTGCACCAGTTAAACAAATAACCTTAAAATGTTATACTTGTTCTCCATTTAAGATTAGGATTCtacaattacaaattatttttagatgttttcagCCACTAAAATACCAAATTATGGAAGTGTCTTAGatatacattaaaacatttatgacaCGTCCACGCATTCTGTAAAAACTAGTATCAAAGTAGGTCTATAGAGACCTCGGTGAATAAATGACTGAAGGTCATTGGGTTTGCAACTCACTTCAAATTGTTGAGGTAACAGAGAAATTGCAGGGAACATCAAAACAACTAGATCTCTCTCTTACATTGATTAATGTCCATGAATCTAACATCAGAAGgacacagaacaaacaaaagtgGACATGGCTGCAAAAAAGAGAGTTATTTTCGCTAAAAGAACCTCAGGCTGATTGAAGtctactaaaaaaataaaatgaaataaaaaaatttataaaaatccaAAGAATAAATTTAGTAAATTTGGACTAATGGTTTAAACCAGGCATACTATTTTTGGAATAAAACCTATTGGATTTGTGTGATATGATAGTTTAATTAAAAGGTGGTGGTGTTAATATCATGTTTCAGTCTGTTTAAGGAGTAgttattatattaataaattcTCTACTTTGTCGCCATCTTAATGTAGAATGTTTGAAATCCCAAGCAAAAATTGTAGTCACAAAGCAAAACCATTGTCTTAAGTTTTGGTACTAAAATTGTTCTTAACCTTAAAGAACATTTAAGGTTATAATGTTCTAGAAAACATACATTGAACAGTTAAAGGGGAAAAATCCACTAGTGTCTTAAAGTTGTGGTTCTATCCATAGTAACAAATTACAACtccaatatttttgaaatatttagatgccattttttgatgcataaatggtGATCCCATTAGAATCTGAACTCaaaagattttgttcttttccagcttgttgatttgttttcttgacTTAATGTTCAGTTATTTACTTTTGGGATTATTTGATGTAGACTTGTGATTTAAAACTCTTTTCTTTCATTGCAGTTTGAGACTAGAGAGCAATATAGACATGTCCTTTCCTACTTTCTCACATTATGATACTTTATGAGACGAAAACTAATCATATTTATGctcaattatatatattttatctgtCCATAGGTAATAATGCCTTTAAGTCTCCAGAGGACTTCAAGGTGTCCCTCCCTCTTCGCACCAACTATCTGTACGGACGCATTAAGAAGAGCCTACCAGAGATGTACGCCTTCACTGTTTGCATGTGGCTGAAGTCCAGCGCCAGTCCAGGCATAGGAACCCCTTTCTCTTATGGCGTGCCTGGACAGGCCAATGAGATAGTTCTGATTGAATGGGGCAACAATCCTATTGAGTTACTGGTCAATGACAAGGTAAGTCTACAAATAGAAGCAAAGTTTATTCTTCCTTACATTTCCCATGCACGATTAAGCCTAGAATTGTGTATCCACTTGGCGGTTTTAGattctaaattatatttttgaattatatCAAGAAAATGCTTCTTCTAATTGCTTTAACTGGTATTTTGTTGATGAGCTTCAAATAATAGCTTCTACAAGGTCTCTTTACCATCACTCTAATCTCTAACTCTCTCTACAAATCAGTTTGAAGTCGAGACTGTGACTGAGTCTCTCCAAAATTGTACTATTACTTCCAGTCACAAGAAACATGTtaagtaaaactaaaacactGCTTTGATCTGCTGTGTGTCCGattatttttctgcttaaatTTACATTCTGAGTTAAAAGGGGTAAGTGGGTTTGTTTGGTGCCACTTGAAGGACCATTTGTAGAATAGTTCAAACACACAGACAACTATGAAAGAGATGTTCAGCTACGTTTATATTgacacaaatattaaatattatctGGAGcaccataaaaatgtttaattaaaatatttttaaagcataaggaataatacaaatatttcacaGTCTAATGGATCAGAAAtatactaaaaaatatattaataataaactaCTTTTAGCTCACTTTAaaagcataatttattttaaaaaaaaccaaagcaaGACAGGAAAAAGACGAGAAGTTACTTCACATGTCTATTTCTGAAGTGAGTGTGCAAAAAGGCACTGTTGAGCTTACCGGTGCCTCCTGGTGGCATGGATTAAAAGAGAATCTCCTGGCAGCTTTAACTCTATCAGTTAAGAATAAACTTGCAGAGGGAGAGGAGTTCTGTCTTGGCTTTGAAATGGCTGATTTTCTgtaaagaaagataaaaaaataaaataaattcagcattATTTGCCTGCCAACACAGTTGGTTCAGTTATGacactgataaaataaaaaaaagacaaagtataATTACTCTAATTTGCTTCTCTGTAATGTGAAACAAGCAGGTGGTTCACGTGAGCTCATGTTGAGAAGGAAATCATTGAACATTAATTCGGAATACTAAAATTTGTACcatataaacatttaatatgGCTGACCCACATTCCACTCAAACCCAGAGATAACTGTGTTCATTAGAGAATAGGGGCTGCGGCGTGTGCTCATTTGATGGCCTTATATTTGGACTTCATCCATTACTCTAACCATACAGTCAGTGCAATTTCAATTATCACAGCACTCAGAATGGTTAGACAAGGGACATGCATAATTTCTGGCATTTGCTTTGAAGTACTTGCATTGTTACAGCAAAATAAGCTGCAGGAATGAATTCAGTTTTATGCATAATGGCTCAGTTGGAAACCCCAGACTCAGTTGCTCAGATTCTTGGTTAAAATTATCCCAAACTGGTATTCCTACCCGACTCTCCTGTTTACACTGGGTGTTATTGGCACAGGCAGGTCTCCCCACAGTTTTCTTCTCACTATGCATTATACATGGGTTCACGTCGGCTGGATCAGAGAGAGATGGTGGAAGGGATGAGCGTGTGATTGGAAGAAAGTAGGAAGGGCTGAGAAAGCTGCAGTGCTTTGGAGGTTAATAGAGaccaaaaatgtgaaatacagCAAAGACGCCACTTTCTATGAAAGGTTCCCATTGGAAAATGGTGgaaattttaaaggaaaaagaaaagacttgtggaaataaaataaattaaattaagtttagtAAATTTGAGGATCATGTGTGCAGAATTTGAGGATAAGTGTGTTGAATTTACTTGCAGTGTCCAACAAACTGCATTGTTTATGTTGCTCATTTTACTGCATATTAAAGAGGAAGCAGAAGGTTGGCttaacaatatttaaaagtCCAGTTGTCTTGATATATTCTTATGTGTCATTATGCAGGTTCAGAGTCGCACTTGTTACACATCAGCTTCTTCCCCCAGATTTTGCTTCCCTTTGCACAAGGAGATTGTTGATGTCCAGTACTGTTGCTTCCAGCATAATCTTAAACAGACTTGTGCTTTTCCTCCAGCCCTGCCCAGAACGAACCCAGAAATATTGTGCCATATTGCATGCGTAGTCTGATGCTCCAATCCCTAATGCTTCTGGTATTTTCTGAGACTGTTTtccaaaggagaaaaaactaaatccccccaaaaatgtttaaatgattttcaaaatctCTGTGGCTGACGCAACTTTGGTGACATCATCAGAGATATTGCCTAGATTTGCTCATTCTTGCTTTAACCTACTCAAAAAGAATGATTCTCATGGAAAAACGTGTTACTTACCACCAATATAAAGAGGTggaaaagccataaaataaattcatcttatATTTCAACACTGTAGTAGTATAATCTTGCACTTAAGCCGTAAACATTCAACTTTAATTTTGAGTATATTTATtcaaaggagaagaaaaatgttgaataacTGTCTTTAACAAGACAATCAAATTGTTGACAACCTTGCTATAAATCCTCTTTCCCACTGAAACAGTCaccttttaaagtatttttcaagATCGGAGGATAGAGGGATTTCTGATCGTTGCTCTTTCCACAATTTCTCTAGTTTATCCAAATCAGTTGGTACACTCTGCTATTCAGCCCACTCCACAGGCTTTCACAGATTTTAGGTCTGGGCACTGAGATATCAATGGgagaaatttgtgttttgtgaacCACTTCTGCTTTGACATAGCCAGGTGTCTTTTGGATCAACATTCTGTCTGCAGACCCAAAGTTGACAGATTTTCAAGTCCACCAGATTTTTATGTAAACTCTCCTGGTATCAAAAAAGTTATGACACCATAAACTCTTGAAAATATTCTCAAGGCCATTAGAAGACAATTATGTCCAGAGCATCACAGATACTACAGCATAGATGTGAGCTAAATCTTTGTTTTAGGTCAGACCCTTCTGGAGTATTTGTTGCTTGAAATCTCAATCTGAAGCTCATCTGACCAAAACCTACACGTTTATTGCAAAGGCGATAAgagatgtatttatttgaagGCACTTCTGAAATCGTTCCCAGAGGACCAGCATAATTGTCCTCATCTGCAGCTGTCTTTGTTCTAGGCATCAATCATTTTCTGGTTTCAAGGTATGCTCATGTCATaatttcaaaaccacaaacagtTTGGATCAGACAATACTGTCGTACAGGCGGGATGACAGAGACATTGCAAAGTTTTCTCCGATTTACTGGACAACTGTCAGTCATATGGGTCCAAGTTGCAGCATTGCAAATTCAAATCATAGCTGCCATTTTCTTTATCCATCTAACTTCTTTAGAGTGTTAGAGGTGACCTAGACACCAAATTCAcctttttgtacttccatttgagtCTCTACCACTTagcaaaacagtaaaaataaaaaacaaccagccattttctggcaataagttaatgtttttggtgttaCAAAAACCTCCCAAATATAAAGTCACAATAGGCAGGTACTGCCCCTCACCTAACAACCTCAGCTAAGCGCAGCCCCTAGCAACCGAAGCAGAATTCTTCCCACTTCATTgctgaaaatgaacatttttggtcagctggttttacttttgtatgcactgtacaatggctacaggaaaagacaagtgtttgttgttgatttactaTTCAGAAACCATTCGTTGAGTCCTTgatggttgtgcaggaggctccacttcttcAACTTCTGGGTCTGACTAGGGGGGCCAAAGATGCACGGTTGTACCAGTGTGCATCTGCTTGCAGCCATTTTCCTGTGCATAAAGTGTGAGTGTAAACACTGAGTTGGCaatgtggccagcagcagcttatttgcataaaagtgacaagaggtcctaaaacagctcattctgaaacaagctcaaaataggcagaactgaggaGGGGAAATCTTATTATCcgagaatgattttgtgcaaaaaataaaatgaacatgttttatatagACCTATGCTAACTTGATTAAAAGGAAGACCTTTTAAGTGTGAGCATGTCTTTCACTGAATTCTGCAACGGGCATTGAGAGTAAgaatatctgtttttaaaataaactgccTACTGCAGACAGACTGCTGAGTCAATCAGTAGTTACCGTCAGGTTGTTTTGCTCTCCATGGTACATGGAAAGAGCTGACTCTGTCATGAAATGTAGGGCTTTGATTTTAAGATTACAAAGTTAAATCCATCTGTTCTGTTGGATCCCAAGACCATGTTACAAATTGGGAACTTGATGACAATCCTAAGAAGTATACTTACAGTCCAAAGttgaaaaagattaaattaggTGAGCA
This window encodes:
- the nptx2a gene encoding neuronal pentraxin-2a isoform X1, with amino-acid sequence MLTLVFGLMYLVSGRTVSSQDVTGSRFVCNAIPPGAEPGCGYGPTGNRVQSSSPVEDELRNTIIQLRETILQQKETIVSQQGTIKELNSKLARCEAAADEMAQGKSRGQGSRRKEYGKNTMGDLPRDPGETIDQLGKTMQTLKGRLENLEQQSLRLPSTNSSAGGASALTPLPPELRELLRQRLGALETQLLRKVAELEEEKSQLYNETAAHRQRTETALNSLMERIAELEKSNNAFKSPEDFKVSLPLRTNYLYGRIKKSLPEMYAFTVCMWLKSSASPGIGTPFSYGVPGQANEIVLIEWGNNPIELLVNDKVAQLPLSVSDGRWHHICITWTTRDGFWEAYQDGERLGTGDNLAPWHPIKPGGVIILGQEQDIVGGRFDATQAFVGELSQFNMWDRVLRPVDIMGLANCSAYMPGNVVPWIDANVEVFGGASKAALEICEDRAFDS
- the nptx2a gene encoding neuronal pentraxin-2a isoform X2, whose translation is MLTLVFGLMYLVSGRTVSSQDVTGSRFVCNAIPPGAEPGCGYGPTGNRVQSSSPVEDELRNTIIQLRETILQQKETIVSQQGTIKELNSKLARCEAAADEMAQGKSRGQGSRRKEYGKNTMGDLPRDPGETIDQLGKTMQTLKGRLENLEQSLRLPSTNSSAGGASALTPLPPELRELLRQRLGALETQLLRKVAELEEEKSQLYNETAAHRQRTETALNSLMERIAELEKSNNAFKSPEDFKVSLPLRTNYLYGRIKKSLPEMYAFTVCMWLKSSASPGIGTPFSYGVPGQANEIVLIEWGNNPIELLVNDKVAQLPLSVSDGRWHHICITWTTRDGFWEAYQDGERLGTGDNLAPWHPIKPGGVIILGQEQDIVGGRFDATQAFVGELSQFNMWDRVLRPVDIMGLANCSAYMPGNVVPWIDANVEVFGGASKAALEICEDRAFDS